A DNA window from Pogona vitticeps strain Pit_001003342236 chromosome 2, PviZW2.1, whole genome shotgun sequence contains the following coding sequences:
- the TMEM40 gene encoding transmembrane protein 40: MSLFLSLLCIGIILDPSGEVVPYGDTEVKETEREPAAVYEHVDNHPPRHPRWCIPYIRKDDEFFHFVILCFAAGASLVCYYKYNNWIVALGVGLMTFASLETTGIYFGLVYRIRSILEGFVPLLQRVQMPGFRKVN; this comes from the exons ATGTCACTGT TTTTATCTCTTCTGTGCATCGGCATCATTCTAGATCCATCCGGCGAAGTTGTTCCATATGGTGACACAG AGgttaaagagacagagagagaacctGCAGCAG TGTATGAACATGTTGACAACCACCCGCCTCGCCATCCAAGATGGTGCATACCCTACATACGAAAAGATG ATGAATTCTTCCATTTTGTcattctttgctttgctgctggtGCCTCACTTGTTTGCTATTACAAATACAACA actggatAGTTGCACTTGGTGTCGGTTTGATGACCTTTGCATCTTTAGAAACAACTGGAATATATTTTGGGCTCG TATACCGCATTCGAAGCATCCTGGAAGGGTTTGTTCCCCTGCTTCAGAGAGTTCAAATGCCTG GTTTCAGAAAAGTTAACTAA